In Candidatus Limnocylindrales bacterium, the DNA window TCGATCGATGCGTGCGCCGAGTACGCCTCGGCGAGATCGCCCCGAAGGTTGGCAGTGCTGCGACCGATCTCCGGCGTGGCCCTCTCACGCCGACACGCATCGAACCTGAAAGCCGCATCGCGTCAGAACCGATTCAGGGAGGCGATCGTGTGACGGCGTTCGAGGAGCTCGTGCACGTCGATGTAGCCGAGCGCGATCGCTTCCTGCAGGCACCAGAGGACAGTTTCGATTTCTGGCGTGATGCGCTGCGCAAACTGCTCGTGACGCCGAGCGTCCACGATCGCGGTCTGCGCACGGCGCTGCGCGCGTGATCGGATCGACTCAGTGAACGCGCGCGTCTCGCCGCCGGCGTCGGCGAGGAAACCGGATTCGGGATTCGCACAGCCGGAAACGGTGCCATGGGGGCGCTTGGGAACGTCCGCGTAGATCTCGTCCATCACTACTCCTTGAAAGGGCCGGATTGCTCTCCCTCCGGCGTAAGTCACGTCTAGCCGCGATCCGTGCGACTGCTCGTGGTGTATCTCGCTCTTCGCTCTCTCTCCGACTTGCTGTTCAGTGCCCGACCTCTGATTTGCGCGGGGGTCGATCTCGCATCGACCATCGGTCAGCACCTCAGGACCGCCGACCCACCCGGCCCGCGCAAGCTCTCGTTACCGCGCCGGCGTCGGCAACTTGCCGCGGCCGCCGCGACTGGCGATGCCGCCGAGGCGGCCGGCCTCGCGCGCTTCCTCCGGCGTCCACGTGTGCGCGGTGCCCTTCGCGTGCGCGGCCTTGCCGCCCTGGCTCGCGATCGCGCGCTGCTTTTCAGGCGGCATCGAGCCAAAGCCTCGTCGTGCCTTCTTGGACGGGATCACGCGGACGCTCCTTCGACGGCGGCGACGGCGGGCGCCGGAATCGGTTCGCCGTCTTCGGTGACTTCAAACACAGGCGCACAGACGCGCGGCGCTTTCACCTTGGTCGGGTAGTCGGGGTTCGGATGCACGCGAATGTCGTCGACGCGCACGGGGCAGGCGATATACCGCGCATCCTCGGCGTTATAGAACGCGCGCGCGTGGCCCGGTGACGGGCAGAAGTGCAGCCCGACGCCGCACTCGTGCGCGTCCATCCGCGGCACCGACGGCAGCGTGCCAGGCCGCCAGAAAAACGCCGGATCGTGGTTGCTCGCAAAGTCGTGACGGACTGCCTTGTAGAGCGTGACCACGCCGTCGACGATCGGGAGCCCATAGAACGCGCACCATTCCGCTGCGGTGCTGCGCTCGAGCCGCGTCTGCTGTCCGCCCTCGACCTGCGGCGCTGCGCCCTCAATCAGGACCGAGCACTGCGGGCCCGCGGTAACCGTGGTGCGGCCGCTGACCGACAGCTGGACGTAGCCCCTCGCCTCGACGCGCGGCTGCGAGCTGTCCCTCGCCACGACGCGCGGCTGCGAGCTGCCCCACGCCTCGACGCGCGGCTGCGAGCTCTCCCTCGCCTCGACGCGCGGCTGCGAGCTGCCCCACGCCTCGACGCGCGGCTGCGAGCTGTCCCTCGCCACGACGCGCGGCTGCGAGCTGTCCCTCGCCACGACGCGCGGCTGCGAGCTGCCGACGACCTGCAGCAGCAGCTCGTCGGCGCTGGTGACGACGATGGTGACGTCACCGTCGATGGTGATCTCGCGGCCGCCGGCGGCGATCGCGGCGTCGAACTCAGCTTGTGTGCGGACGACGATCACGATCGCGCTCCTGCGGTGAGAGAAGCGGCCTGGCGCTCCTCGCGTGCGATCGCGTCTTCGCGGCACTCGATGGCGCTGACAGTGACGGAGCTCCCCGTGAAGCTCTCGTAGACGGTGAGCGTGCGGCTGCCGACATACAGGTCGCGGCCGCCGTTGAATCCCACTTCGGTGAGCACGAGGACCTCGTCGCCGAGGCGTTCGCGCACGTCCTCGAGCGCGCGCAGCAGCTCGCCGAGCGTGCTGCGCTGCAGAATGATGGGCGCCGGCATTACGCGGCCTCCGCTTTGTGCTGGCGCTCGCGCAGTAATCCGTCGAGCCCTTTGGCGCGGACGTAGTCGGCAAACCGCGCGACGAGCTCGCGGCACTCCTGATGCAACGCCGGATATGGATAGAGCGTGAACGTCTCGATGCTCTTGAGCTCGATGACGCCGGTCGACCCCTCGTAGAGGCAGAACACGTGATAGGTGCACGCGGCCGCTTCGAACAGGTCGAGCATGAAGCGCCACTGGCAGCTCTTGGCGTACTTGTCGAAGTCGAACGTCGAGAGCGTCGTCTTGTTCTCGATGATGCGCGTCCCGATCAGTTGATCGGCCTTCGCGACGACGGTGCAGTCGCCGTACGCCTTCGTCGTCTTCGCTTCGAACACGCCGCGGCGATCGAACAGCGCGAGGGGCTCGGCCATCACGTCGTCGCCGAACGCGAAGCCGTTGCAGATGTAGCCGCTCCGCACCCTGTAGCGGTCTGGATCCTCGAGCACGCGGCCGAAGGCCTGCCCGAGGAGCACGGCGTGCGTCGGGACGAACTCCCCGCGGATCGTCGCGAGGAGCTCGTCTTCGGTCATCCAGTCGTTGTCCGGCTCGCAAAAGAGCCGGTACGACTCGAGCGTCGTGGTGCTGATGCGCATGGCGTCGCTCAGAGCAGGCTGCCGACCGGTTCCGGCTCCGGCGTCGCCGGCGCAAGGAACCGCTTCGTCACCTTGTCGAACGGGATGCCTTTGCGCTCCGCAGCCTCGAGCAGCAGCTTGGCCACCTGCGGCAGCACCACCGGTGCGAGCTGCTTGATCTCCGTCACCGCGCGGTTGAATTCGTCGGCGGTCGTGAACGTGTCGATCTGCGCGCGCCAGTCGTCGACCTGCTGCGTCGCGATCGCGCTCGCCTCGCTGATCTTCCCGAGCGCCTCGCGGCCCTGCGCGTAGAGGTCCGCCATGAAGGCCTGCGCTTTGCCGATCGGCGGGATCGGGAACGGCGCCCAGCCCGCCGGGTTCTTCCCGATCCAGCGGTCCGTCGGGTTGAAATCGAGCACGCGCTCGCGGCCGTTCATGTAGACGTAGCCGACGAAGTCCGCGATCTTCATCACTTCGCCGTAGGAGCCGCCGACGATCTCGGGCCGCACGACGCGGACGTCGCCGTCTTTGTCTTCCTTGTCGTGCGCGATGAGCAGGACGTCCTTGCCGAGCGCGCGCAGCGAGGCGATCCACGTGCGGAAGCGCGTCTTGAGCGTGCCCCAGCCCTGTTGCGACAGGTTGCCGTTCGGCGCCAGCTTCGGGCTCTCGCGCGCGATCTCCGCGGTCATCACATCGAGGCAGCGGCCGACCGTGTCGACGACCACGGAGCGATACGGGTCGAGCGCCTGGCCGGCGTGCATCAGCGCGGTGACGTCCGCCCAGCTGTCGATGATGAGCGTGTCCTTGCGGTTCGCCGCGCGGTGCGCGCCCTTGTCGAAGTCGAGCGTGAGCACGTCGGGCATCGAGTAGCCGAGGCTCGACTTGCAGATCCCCGGCTGGCCAAACAGCAGGAAGACCGGATGCTCGACGGGGATCGCATCGGTCGCTTTGACAATCTTCATCATCGGGAGACTCCTTCGGGATGGACGTGACCAGGGGACCGCAACGCGGCGCAGCTCGCGCACGTGGCGACGGTGAAACGGCCGCAGTGCCGGACTTTGCACAGCCAGCCGGTGCGGCAGACGAGACAGGTGTGCGTGTGCCAGTGCTGCGAGAGGCGCGCGACGAGCGCGCGGACAACGCGCGTCATCGCACCCGCCCGTCGGCTTTGGCAAGCAGGATGAGGGCGTCGTCGGCGAACGCGGCGAGGCTCTCATCGCCGCTGTGGACGGTCTCGCCAACCTGCTGCCACCAGGTGACAAACTCCCGCACGAACGCGAGGAGATCTGGCGCGACACTGGGCCCGACCTTCGAGGCCTCGACGACGTGCGGCAGGGCGGGCGCGCGATACCCGCCGTGGGCGTCGAGCTCGAGCAACATGAAGTCCGGCAGACGACCATGGCGCAACTGGTCGACGGCGCTACGGCCGGCCTCCGTGACCGTCTCCGCCTCGACCGTCACGATGACGTGCGCTTTGAAGGTCATGCCGGCACCTGTCGCACGAGCGCGAGCCGCCGCCGGCGCCGACGCGCACCCGGCGCGTCATGCTTCGCGTAGCCGCCCTCGTACCAGTTCTGGAGATCGACCTTGCGCCACTCGAGCGGCGTCGTGCGGCCGCTGCGCGGCAGCGGCGGCGGCACCATCGTGCCGGCGCGCACTTCGCGGTAAATCGTCGTGACCGACCGCTGCAGCACGCGCGCGACGTCGTCGATGTGGCAGATGAGCGGCACGTCGTCCCACGAGGTGAACGGCGTCGGGCGATCGCTCATGCCAACCACCACGCGGCCCCGACGAACACGTAGCCGAGGCCAGCCGACACGAGCGCTTCCACGTACACCCCGCGCTGCTCCGGACTGCCCACGGGCAGCAGCTGCGCGGCCGCCGCGGATGCCACCGCGAACACGAACGCCAGGAACGCCGCCACGAGGCACCCGATCACCGCCGCACCACCCGCAAGTAATTCGCGGCGCTCACCATCAGATCGGCGACGGCGTGCCGCTCGTCGTCGACGCCGCAGATCGACAGCCCGGTGAGCTCGCCAAGGACCTTTGCGCACTCGCGCGCGAAGGGCGCCGGCAGCGTCGTCTTCATTACGCGGTTGCGATCCGTGACGGCCGCCGAGAATGCACGCGAGAATTCCGGCGCGGTCAGATCGAAGATCGCCGCCATCTCCTTGTCCTGCATCCCAAGCCGTGACCCGGCCAGCAGGCACACCTTCACGAAATCAACGGCGGGCGCGTCCGCGACCGCGACGGCATCCGAGTTGCCATAAGTTGCCGTCGCGGCGGCAACTTTGTTTCGTGGTGTTGCCAGCCCCATCGGCGGCAAATTGACCTGCGTGCTACTCGACGACGACGACACGATCGACTCCTTGCCGGGGGGAAACGGCATCGGACAACTGGACAAAGCCAAGGCGCCGCAGCTCGCGCAGGCGGCGGGCGCCGATCTTGAGTTCCGCGGCGACAGGACAGAGATCGCGCATCGCGTCGAACGCCGTGGGGTGATGGGCGCCGACGGTGCGATGCGTGCGGCAGACCATCACGTAGTCGGTGAGGCCGGTCGCGGGGCTGGTGCGGCTGAAGACGTCCCGCACGCACTGCACCTGCAGGCTCTCCGCCGCCAGCGCCTCGAGTACGCCGAGGTCCTGTGCGCGATCGAGGTGCGGCGCCAGCAACTCTGCGCGCTGTGCGCGCGGGAGCGGACCCTGCGGGCGCGCCTGATCGACGGCCATTAGGCGGCCCTCCGGATCGTGTAGCGGCGGATGTTCTTGCCGAGGGCGTCGGCGATCTGCTTCCAGGTGCGTGGGTTATGGCGTTGCCCCTTGAGCACCCGGGAAATGGTCATGTCCGACAGTTGGGCGGCGCGGGCCAGGTCGGTGGGCAACCAGCCGCGTGCGGCGAGGTCGTCAACCAACTTGTCAACGTCGAACCGCGTGTCTGTGCTCATGTAAGCACAAACCCTAAATCAGACGTGCTTGGGTGTCAACACCTTTTTTAACCGCGTTTCTCTTTGAGCACGAATGCGGCGCTAGACTGCCGGTCAAAATGCCAGTCGTGCGCGGCGCGCGGACGCCGCAGTTCGGTGACAGGCTCCGCGGCTACCGAGAGACTTTGCTAGGGAAACGCAACTCACTCGATCAGGTTGCTGAGCGGCTACAAGCCCTCGGGTTCAAGACGGGCAAACGCACGGTTTCGGAATACGAGCATGGGCGCCCCCCCAACATGGCGATTCTCTGGGGTCTCTGTCAGGTGTATCGGCTGGATTTTGTTCAGCACTGCATGCTCGTCGCCAACGAACTTACGGGTGGCCTCGTGAACGCCGCGCCGACGGAGACGCCGATCTCGGAAGAAGCGACGGAAATCGCGCGGGCGTTCGATCGTGGCCCAGACGATCTAAAGGATCTGATTCGTCACGCGGTGCGGATGAACGAGACCGCCGAAGCGCAAAGGCAATCGTCATTCGAACGAACCGCCGATGCTCGGGTGACAGCGCGCGATAGCCGCGAACGACAGAGAAGATCTCGGAGGGGTTGACCGACGCCATGACGACTCCGGCCGCGGGCGAGGGAGAGCCCGAGAAGCGAACCCTACCGCTGGTCTGGTACTCGATGCAACGACGAATGCTGATGTGACGGTTTCATTTTCGTAGGTCGCGCTGAGCACGCCTCCCCCCGGCGGCGCCTTTAACCAGGAGCAGCGACGATGATGACCCGGACGGCGACCTTGATGTTGGCGATCTTCGCCGCAGCGTGCGGTAGCAGCAGCTCGCCGGCGAACACCCCCACCGGGCCGAGCACCCAGCAGCCCCCGCCAGCGCAGACCCGAATCCTCGCGATCACCGGCTCGTTGACCTTTGGCCAGGTATTCGTGGGTGCCTCGCGCGATCTGACGATTACGTTGGCCAACAGCGGCACCGCCACCTTGACCGTCCGCGGGCTGTCGATCACGGGTGGGCTTGCGAATCACTTCTTTACGAGCTGGACGAGCGGAACCATCGGGCCTGGCGGGTCGCAGGTCATCACGATCACCTTCGCGCCCGAGAGCGGCGGATCGTTCTCGGGGACGATCACCATCGACGCCGATCACACCAGCGGTACGAACACAATTCCAGTCACCGCGACAGCGCTGTTCAATGCCGCCGGCACCTGGCGCGGCAACTACGTCGTCGAGCGCTGTGATGGCACCGGCTCGGTGCAGGACCTGCTGTGCAGCACGCAGCGAGGAGTGTTCCCGCCGGGGTCGCTCTTGCCGATTCGCCTATCGTTTTCACAAAACGGCGCGAGCCTCGCCGGCACAGTGGAGTTCGGCCAAGTCACCGGCCCTGTGTCCGGCGTCATTGGCAATGACGGCACGATTACCCTTCAGGGCACGGCGACGTCCGGCACGCTCACTGCGGCGATCAGTACGTGGAGCACGCGCGTCAGTGGTAACAGCATGGCGGGAACCGTCACGTACAACGTCACGGTGAGCGGCACGCCCGGCATCGGGGTGCTCGTCGCGCGGTTATCCGGCGTGTCGCGCTGACGCATTACGGCCAGCTCGAGGTTCAATGGGCAAGCTAGGCAAGCGCGTCGCCGAAGGCATCTTCCGCAGCGCGACCCAGCTGACCGCGGTCGTGCAGGTCGGCACCGGCCCGCACAAACGCGGCCGCCGCGTGCGCTTCGAGCTCGGCACGCCGTACCACGAAATCGAACGCGAACGCGAGCGGATCCGCGTCGAGCTCCACGAGGAACAGCCGATCGTCCGCCCGGGCTCCTTCGCCGCCGACGTCGCGCGCTACCTCGAACGCGCGAAGAAGCGGCCGGCCTCCTGGAAATCGAAGCGGTCGGAGATGCGCGCCTGGATCGCGCAGTTCCAGGACAAGCGCCGCGGCACCATTCGGCCCGAGGACATCGATCGCGCCATCGCGACCTGGCGCGCCGCCGGCGTCTCGCTCAAGACGATCCAGAACCGCTGCCGCACGCTGCATCACTTCTTCGTGACGCTGGCGAACAACAAGAAGGCGCGCACGCCGCTCGATCACATCGACGTGCCCGTGCCGCCGAAGCGCAAGCCGACCTTCGTCGACGTCGCCACGATCCAGCGCGTCGAGCAGCAGCTGCGCACCGGCGATCCGCTCTTCCACGCCGTCTACATGGTGATCGCGAGCACCGGCCTGCGGCTCTCGCAAGTGAATCGCCTGCTGCCGACGCTGACCCG includes these proteins:
- a CDS encoding KGG domain-containing protein, which translates into the protein MIPSKKARRGFGSMPPEKQRAIASQGGKAAHAKGTAHTWTPEEAREAGRLGGIASRGGRGKLPTPAR
- a CDS encoding ATP-binding protein encodes the protein MRELRRVAVPWSRPSRRSLPMMKIVKATDAIPVEHPVFLLFGQPGICKSSLGYSMPDVLTLDFDKGAHRAANRKDTLIIDSWADVTALMHAGQALDPYRSVVVDTVGRCLDVMTAEIARESPKLAPNGNLSQQGWGTLKTRFRTWIASLRALGKDVLLIAHDKEDKDGDVRVVRPEIVGGSYGEVMKIADFVGYVYMNGRERVLDFNPTDRWIGKNPAGWAPFPIPPIGKAQAFMADLYAQGREALGKISEASAIATQQVDDWRAQIDTFTTADEFNRAVTEIKQLAPVVLPQVAKLLLEAAERKGIPFDKVTKRFLAPATPEPEPVGSLL
- a CDS encoding helix-turn-helix transcriptional regulator; its protein translation is MSTDTRFDVDKLVDDLAARGWLPTDLARAAQLSDMTISRVLKGQRHNPRTWKQIADALGKNIRRYTIRRAA
- a CDS encoding choice-of-anchor D domain-containing protein, which produces MMTRTATLMLAIFAAACGSSSSPANTPTGPSTQQPPPAQTRILAITGSLTFGQVFVGASRDLTITLANSGTATLTVRGLSITGGLANHFFTSWTSGTIGPGGSQVITITFAPESGGSFSGTITIDADHTSGTNTIPVTATALFNAAGTWRGNYVVERCDGTGSVQDLLCSTQRGVFPPGSLLPIRLSFSQNGASLAGTVEFGQVTGPVSGVIGNDGTITLQGTATSGTLTAAISTWSTRVSGNSMAGTVTYNVTVSGTPGIGVLVARLSGVSR
- a CDS encoding tyrosine-type recombinase/integrase translates to MRFELGTPYHEIERERERIRVELHEEQPIVRPGSFAADVARYLERAKKRPASWKSKRSEMRAWIAQFQDKRRGTIRPEDIDRAIATWRAAGVSLKTIQNRCRTLHHFFVTLANNKKARTPLDHIDVPVPPKRKPTFVDVATIQRVEQQLRTGDPLFHAVYMVIASTGLRLSQVNRLLPTLTRDDVDAGVVTLEGGKGGEAIPIVLNSDQRAAFEALLRTRRPFPTVGPIRYTTIDATAFARAVRAAGWPAGVRPYNARHAVGIELAERGAEDADIQAQLGHSDLSLVRKHYTGIRLSKMRRISELLEGRLGWGHGSSSGSSSDDHKSPKAPENDKTADATLDAAPRSDRRIS